The following are from one region of the Magallana gigas chromosome 6, xbMagGiga1.1, whole genome shotgun sequence genome:
- the LOC105337661 gene encoding uncharacterized protein, whose protein sequence is MASLNPVVFLAVVVICFIGPVVGDENTTCSVAMFGGDHGAYLACIAQFAHQCNWFPSPLAGLYSYQVWNGYDGFWQNGAVLETMANFIEFAKHQRYMSVVKGSHRDLYSLMEAYGPYPSFDDMGWYGLSYARIYELFGFQEFLQTAQDIFDWCWKTGWDSSNKCEGGMWFDNNVNAKVAITNVQMFHVAAKLYRLTNNTEYRNKSEMIENFLFANNFINSSTYLMSDGIDLDTCKPSNTVGFTYETGVLIGALSEMYRLTKNESYLGLAENLASAVIDYNSNTTGVFTEKNCDPDCDDDAKMFKGIFVRNLRYFMDTVNNATLRKKYQNWMEFQIQANLKQNMCNEVPISKCYIVFKDGPPSFKVTGPVFSSNWNGPFDYGAPMQQTSVLDLFVASILPGTKCSGVFCNYDPRIPPPKPMTCSSRPCPPGEDCCAYKHKASYTCCDKSQKCNKQGICV, encoded by the exons ATGGCGTCGCTGAATCCCGTCGTTTTCCTCGCCGTTGTCGTTATTTGCTTCATCGGTCCCGTGGTCGGCGACGAGAACACCACGTGTTCCGTGGCGATGTTTGGGGGCGACCACGGAGCCTACCTGGCCTGTATCGCCCAGTTTGCCCACCAGTGTAACTGGTTCCCCTCTCCGCTAGCCGGACTATACAGTTATCAG GTATGGAATGGATATGATGGGTTTTGGCAAAATGGAGCTGTTCTTGAGACCATGGCAAACTTCATAGAATTTGCAAAGCACCAGAGATATATGAGTGTAGTGAAAGGGTCACACAGAGATCTATACTCGCTGATGGAGGCCTACGGTCCCTACCCTTCCTTTGATGACATGGGATGGTACGGTCTTAGCTACGCGAGGATATACGAGCTGTTCGGCTTCCAAGAGTTTCTACAGACAGCCCAAGACATCTTCGACTGGTGCTGGAAGACGGGTTGGGATTCATCTAATAAATGTGAAGGCGGGATGTGGTTTGATAACAATGTCAATGCCAAAGTGGCAATCACCAACGTGCAAATGTTCCATGTAGCTGCAAAACTTTACCGTTTGACAAACAACACTGAGTACCGAAACAAATCcgaaatgatagaaaatttccTTTTTGCAAACAACTTCATAAACAGTTCTACCTATCTAATGAGTGATGGAATAGATCTAGACACATGCAAGCCCTCAAATACTGTTGGTTTTACATATGAGACTGGAGTGTTGATAGGTGCGCTCTCTGAAATGTATAGATTAACGAAGAACGAGTCCTATCTCGGTCTCGCTGAGAACTTAGCCTCTGCCGTCATTGACTACAACAGCAATACGACTGGGGTCTTTACGGAGAAGAACTGCGACCCAGACTGCGATGACGATGCGAAGATGTTCAAAGGAATATTCGTCAGAAACCTGCGATATTTCATGGATACTGTGAATAACGCAACCTTACGTAAGAAATACCAGAATTGGATGGAATTCCAAATTCAGgcaaatcttaaacaaaatatgtgcaaCGAGGTtccaatttcaaaatgttacatTGTGTTTAAAGATGGTCCTCCGTCTTTTAAGGTGACGGGACCCGTGTTTTCGTCGAACTGGAACGGTCCGTTTGACTATGGTGCGCCGATGCAGCAGACGTCAGTTTTAGATCTGTTTGTTGCTAGTATTTTACCTGGCACCAAATGTTCAGGGGTTTTCTGTAACTATGACCCACGTATTCCACCGCCGAAACCGATGACTTGTTCCTCGCGACCGTGTCCCCCGGGGGAGGACTGCTGTGCATACAAACACAAAGCTTCATACACGTGCTGTGATAAATCGCAAAAGTGCAACAAGCAAGGAATCTGCGTTTAA